One genomic segment of Hydrocarboniclastica marina includes these proteins:
- a CDS encoding NADP(H)-dependent aldo-keto reductase, with protein MDKQFLGKTDLAVSRICLGTMTWGEQNTEAQAFEQLDYAVSQGINFIDAAEMYPVPPRAETQGLTETYLGNWLKARGNRQDLVIASKVAGPGNGLSYLRGGPRLTRSHIRSALDDSLKRLGTDYLDLYQVHWPDRKTNFFGQLGYQHDPAEDVTPIEETLEALAEQVKAGKVRHIGLSNETPWGTMKYLALAESRRLPRIVSVQNPYSLLNRTYEVGMAEVSHREQAGLLAYSPLGFGTLTGKYLDGRKPEGARLTLYTRFSRYNAPQTQKAVRAYVDLAREHGMSPAQLALAFVNSRPFVTSTIIGATGLTQLEENIGSWDINLSDEVLQKIEAIHQVYTSPAP; from the coding sequence ATGGACAAGCAATTTCTGGGCAAAACCGACCTGGCGGTAAGCCGGATCTGCCTGGGCACCATGACCTGGGGTGAGCAGAACACCGAAGCGCAAGCGTTCGAGCAGCTGGACTATGCGGTGTCCCAGGGAATCAACTTCATCGACGCTGCGGAAATGTATCCGGTACCACCGCGGGCCGAAACCCAGGGGTTGACTGAAACCTACCTGGGTAATTGGCTGAAGGCGCGAGGCAACCGACAGGATCTGGTGATCGCCAGCAAGGTCGCGGGGCCCGGCAACGGTTTGAGCTATCTTCGCGGCGGCCCGCGCCTGACCCGCAGCCATATCCGCAGCGCCCTCGATGACTCGCTCAAACGGCTCGGCACCGATTATCTCGACCTGTATCAGGTCCACTGGCCAGACCGGAAGACCAACTTCTTCGGCCAACTGGGTTATCAGCACGATCCCGCGGAGGATGTCACGCCGATCGAGGAGACGCTTGAGGCGTTGGCGGAACAGGTCAAGGCGGGCAAGGTCCGCCATATCGGCCTGTCCAACGAGACCCCCTGGGGCACGATGAAGTATCTGGCGCTGGCCGAAAGCCGCCGTCTGCCACGGATCGTGAGCGTGCAGAATCCCTACAGCCTTCTCAATCGCACCTACGAGGTAGGCATGGCGGAAGTATCGCACCGGGAGCAGGCCGGTCTGCTGGCGTATTCGCCCCTGGGCTTTGGCACACTTACAGGCAAGTATCTCGACGGGCGTAAGCCCGAGGGCGCCCGGCTGACGTTGTACACCCGGTTCAGCCGCTACAACGCGCCCCAGACCCAGAAAGCGGTACGCGCCTATGTCGACCTTGCCCGGGAACACGGCATGAGTCCGGCGCAGCTGGCCCTGGCGTTCGTCAATAGCCGGCCCTTTGTCACCAGCACCATAATCGGCGCCACGGGACTGACTCAACTGGAGGAGAACATAGGCAGTTGGGACATTAACCTATCGGACGAAGTCCTGCAGAAAATAGAAGCGATTCATCAGGTTTACACGTCACCCGCGCCATAG
- a CDS encoding alpha/beta fold hydrolase gives MESTARAKPSLTEKAFWTMINAVERRLFSDRFIVSNKTPYDIIYQDGIMSVRHYLPLEEDEIQVGDTMVPVEPVRQRVPVVLVPPLAATAMIFDLLPQRSLVRYFLARGFDVYLIDWGEVEAEHHGLSLESYVLDWMPAALKAVRDDSGVKDISFFAYCMGGLLALMYTAVSQDRHVRNMVTVASPVDMHQVGIAGRVLSLVYRPAQIVSQLLNISLLDLPARFVHVPGWFNSFVFKLTNPIGSVISSLELLVNLWDREYVKEHTTVSQWFNKMVDYPGETIKGMVVHMGLNNRMARGRMRLGDQEAEFKQIRCSILAFAGEGDKLVSVRSAHKVLDIVSSEDKEFCVVPGGHAGVFAGSHAPDNTWAMGADWLLSRSS, from the coding sequence TTGGAAAGTACGGCCCGCGCGAAGCCCAGTCTCACCGAGAAAGCATTCTGGACCATGATCAATGCCGTGGAACGCCGGCTTTTCTCGGATCGGTTTATCGTTAGCAATAAAACGCCTTACGACATCATCTATCAGGACGGAATAATGAGCGTTCGCCATTATCTGCCCCTGGAAGAGGATGAAATCCAGGTGGGCGATACTATGGTGCCGGTAGAGCCTGTGCGCCAGCGCGTGCCCGTGGTGCTGGTGCCCCCACTGGCGGCGACGGCCATGATTTTTGACCTCTTGCCCCAGCGTTCTCTGGTGCGTTACTTCCTGGCCAGAGGATTTGACGTTTATCTCATCGATTGGGGCGAAGTAGAGGCCGAACACCATGGCCTTTCCCTGGAGAGTTATGTTCTCGACTGGATGCCCGCGGCTCTCAAAGCGGTGCGTGATGACAGCGGTGTGAAAGATATCTCGTTTTTTGCTTACTGCATGGGCGGGCTTCTGGCGCTGATGTACACAGCCGTTTCGCAGGACAGGCACGTTCGCAACATGGTCACAGTCGCGAGCCCGGTGGACATGCATCAGGTTGGAATTGCTGGCCGAGTGCTTTCGTTGGTCTACCGCCCGGCCCAGATTGTAAGTCAACTCCTCAACATCTCGCTGCTGGATCTGCCGGCGCGTTTTGTTCATGTACCTGGCTGGTTCAACTCGTTCGTATTCAAACTTACCAATCCAATCGGCAGTGTTATCAGCTCGCTCGAATTGCTGGTCAACCTCTGGGACCGGGAGTATGTGAAGGAACACACCACCGTGAGCCAGTGGTTTAACAAAATGGTCGATTACCCGGGGGAGACGATCAAGGGCATGGTGGTTCATATGGGCCTGAACAACCGTATGGCCAGGGGGCGGATGCGGCTCGGCGACCAGGAGGCAGAATTCAAGCAGATCCGCTGCTCGATCCTTGCCTTTGCCGGAGAAGGCGATAAGTTGGTGAGCGTGCGATCGGCCCATAAAGTACTCGATATAGTCTCGTCGGAAGACAAAGAATTCTGTGTTGTTCCGGGCGGACATGCTGGCGTTTTTGCGGGCAGCCATGCCCCGGACAATACATGGGCTATGGGTGCAGACTGGTTACTCTCCCGGTCGTCATGA
- a CDS encoding acetyl-CoA hydrolase/transferase C-terminal domain-containing protein, giving the protein MATEPKVFRRVEPCVDAILAAVGKEIHLGLPLGLGKANRLANALYQRALEDKSVSLHIVTALSLTLPHGSQPLERRFLEPFVERVWAGVPELDYARDLQRGALPENVKVSEFFFKAGSNLGNATQQQNYICTNYTHAVRDLLAQGVNVVAQMVAPDPGGSDQVSFSCNPDLSLDLIPLLREGSAGDVVVVGEVNPSLPFMEGKAAVPAALFDLLLEGPAFNYSLFPAPAMAIEPAEHMIGLFASALLRDGGTLQVGIGSLGSAVIYSTILRHQRNDTYRELLERLDVATRFPVALEVGGSGTFDVGLYGCSEMLVDGFVELYRAGILKREVFDDPALQRLINEGLVDTRPSLDMLDQLVEAELIQGTLRARDIKWLQRYGILADGVELKGGRLVIGDESAKPELTDPEARKLIGEKFLGASLRGGVVAHGGFFLGPQSFYQALRDMPPESRQKFSMTSVKYINDLYDHPFGSQTLKAAQRTESRFINSAMMQTLNGAAVSDGLEDGRVISGVGGQYNFVAMAHELPGARSVLTLRSTRQSAGKTVSNIVFNYGHITIPRHLRDIVVTEYGIADLRGKSDQAVYKALIQIADSRFQQGLLRQAKKAGKISSSWAIPNAYCNNRPEEIVALVEHYRKQHDIFPAFPFDCAFTPEELRLAEALQALKAATSSPMAKLQTLIAALKVEDVPAHWQALLSRMGLERVEGWRQKLDRKLLLQGLRLTEPDAGPGNTL; this is encoded by the coding sequence ATGGCAACAGAGCCCAAAGTCTTCAGGCGGGTAGAACCCTGTGTGGACGCAATCCTGGCCGCGGTAGGCAAGGAGATTCACTTAGGGTTGCCCCTTGGCCTCGGCAAGGCCAATCGGCTGGCTAATGCGCTGTATCAGCGAGCGCTGGAAGACAAGAGTGTGAGTTTGCACATCGTGACAGCGCTGTCCTTGACCCTTCCCCATGGGTCTCAGCCACTTGAGCGCCGTTTTCTAGAGCCGTTTGTAGAGAGAGTCTGGGCGGGAGTACCTGAGTTGGATTATGCCCGTGACCTTCAGCGCGGGGCTCTACCGGAGAACGTGAAGGTCTCCGAATTTTTCTTCAAAGCTGGCAGCAATCTTGGCAATGCCACCCAGCAGCAGAACTACATCTGCACCAACTATACGCACGCTGTCAGGGACCTTCTCGCACAGGGAGTAAACGTAGTTGCGCAGATGGTCGCCCCTGACCCTGGCGGCAGCGATCAGGTCAGTTTTTCTTGCAACCCTGATCTGAGCCTTGACCTTATACCACTGCTGCGGGAAGGATCGGCTGGAGACGTTGTCGTGGTTGGTGAGGTCAACCCATCTCTGCCTTTTATGGAAGGTAAAGCTGCTGTTCCGGCTGCTCTTTTCGACCTGCTCCTCGAAGGCCCAGCATTCAACTACAGTCTCTTTCCCGCACCGGCTATGGCGATAGAGCCCGCAGAACACATGATCGGGCTCTTCGCGAGCGCGCTGTTGCGCGACGGCGGAACGCTGCAGGTCGGGATCGGTTCCCTTGGCAGCGCTGTCATTTACAGTACGATTCTGAGGCATCAGCGCAACGACACCTATCGGGAACTGCTTGAGCGGCTGGACGTCGCAACACGGTTTCCGGTCGCCTTGGAGGTGGGGGGCAGCGGCACCTTTGACGTCGGTCTCTATGGTTGTAGCGAGATGCTCGTGGATGGGTTTGTTGAGCTCTACAGAGCCGGCATCCTGAAGCGCGAAGTCTTTGATGACCCAGCCCTGCAGAGACTGATCAATGAAGGACTGGTCGATACCCGGCCCTCGCTCGATATGCTCGACCAGTTGGTGGAGGCTGAACTGATACAGGGTACGTTGCGCGCGCGGGACATCAAGTGGCTGCAACGCTATGGCATACTGGCGGATGGGGTTGAGCTCAAGGGCGGCCGGCTCGTGATCGGCGACGAAAGCGCAAAGCCCGAGCTTACTGATCCAGAGGCTCGAAAACTGATCGGCGAGAAATTCCTGGGTGCATCATTAAGAGGCGGAGTTGTCGCCCATGGTGGCTTCTTCCTTGGGCCACAGTCGTTCTACCAGGCCCTACGCGACATGCCCCCCGAAAGTCGCCAGAAATTCTCCATGACCAGCGTCAAGTACATCAATGACCTGTACGACCACCCATTCGGCTCCCAGACGCTTAAAGCAGCGCAGCGCACCGAAAGCCGCTTTATAAACTCGGCCATGATGCAGACCCTCAACGGCGCCGCCGTCTCGGATGGTCTCGAGGATGGCCGCGTTATCAGCGGAGTAGGGGGGCAATACAACTTCGTCGCAATGGCCCATGAATTGCCTGGAGCACGGTCAGTGCTGACCTTGCGCAGCACCCGGCAGTCGGCCGGTAAAACGGTTTCGAACATCGTTTTCAACTACGGCCACATCACGATTCCTCGTCACCTGCGCGACATTGTTGTGACCGAATATGGCATTGCTGATCTTCGGGGTAAGTCTGATCAGGCTGTTTATAAAGCGCTCATCCAGATTGCCGACTCCCGCTTCCAGCAAGGCCTGCTTCGCCAGGCCAAGAAAGCAGGCAAAATCAGCAGTTCCTGGGCGATTCCCAACGCCTATTGCAACAACCGACCCGAAGAGATAGTAGCGCTGGTTGAACACTATCGGAAACAGCATGACATTTTTCCTGCGTTTCCTTTCGACTGCGCATTTACCCCGGAAGAGTTGCGTCTGGCAGAGGCTTTGCAGGCGTTGAAGGCAGCGACCAGCAGTCCGATGGCCAAGCTGCAGACGCTCATCGCGGCTTTGAAGGTGGAGGACGTACCCGCCCACTGGCAGGCTCTGCTGTCCAGAATGGGTCTCGAGCGTGTGGAAGGCTGGAGGCAGAAACTGGACAGAAAACTGTTATTGCAGGGCCTGCGACTTACAGAACCCGATGCCGGGCCGGGCAATACACTGTAG
- a CDS encoding FKBP-type peptidyl-prolyl cis-trans isomerase, with amino-acid sequence MQRPLAYVVHYRLKNHEGEVIDSSEGGEPLRFVAGSRQVIAGIEKAVEGRGPGDLLEVTIPPDLAYGEHDPALVNTVPASVFEGVDQLQPGMKFQTNTGEQTQVVKVIEVAGDTVVVDANHPLAGLTLYFDLEIIETRSASDDELQPNV; translated from the coding sequence ATGCAACGCCCCCTGGCCTACGTCGTACACTACCGCCTGAAAAATCACGAGGGTGAAGTGATCGATTCATCAGAAGGAGGCGAGCCGCTGCGGTTCGTTGCAGGTTCCCGCCAGGTTATCGCAGGCATTGAAAAAGCTGTTGAGGGACGCGGTCCAGGCGATCTTCTGGAGGTTACAATACCGCCTGATCTCGCCTATGGGGAGCATGATCCAGCGCTGGTTAACACCGTGCCCGCCTCCGTTTTTGAAGGCGTGGATCAACTTCAGCCAGGCATGAAGTTCCAGACGAACACCGGTGAGCAGACACAAGTTGTGAAAGTGATAGAGGTAGCCGGCGATACCGTCGTTGTGGATGCCAACCACCCGCTGGCCGGCCTCACCCTCTACTTTGATCTCGAGATTATCGAAACACGTAGCGCTAGTGACGATGAGCTGCAGCCGAACGTGTAG
- a CDS encoding response regulator: protein MEQNREAWRVLIVEDDERLAELTKEFLEKNDLVVSLETYGGHAVERIKNEKPDLVVLDLMLPGEDGLSICRRVRPFYNGPILMLTARTDDLDQVLGLEMGADDYMSKPVRPRVLLARIRALLRRVSENQSAAPVEPAPTDSARLTFNDLVIDRSMREAWLNDASIDLTSAEFDLLWLLASNAGRVLSREEIFTALRGIEYDGQDRSIDVRVSRIRPKVGDDPVHPRRIKTVRSKGYLFVKEA, encoded by the coding sequence GTGGAACAAAACAGAGAAGCATGGCGCGTTCTCATCGTTGAAGATGATGAGCGACTAGCGGAGTTGACCAAAGAGTTTCTGGAGAAGAACGACCTGGTCGTATCGCTTGAAACCTATGGCGGCCATGCCGTCGAGCGGATCAAGAACGAAAAACCCGATCTGGTCGTTTTGGATCTGATGCTGCCGGGGGAGGATGGTCTGTCTATCTGCCGGCGGGTTCGTCCTTTTTATAATGGTCCCATACTGATGCTTACCGCACGTACGGATGATCTCGATCAGGTGCTTGGGCTGGAGATGGGTGCTGATGATTACATGTCCAAGCCGGTACGCCCACGGGTCCTGTTGGCCCGAATCCGGGCTTTACTAAGGCGCGTGAGCGAGAACCAGTCGGCTGCGCCGGTTGAGCCTGCACCGACGGACTCTGCCCGGCTGACATTCAATGACCTGGTTATCGACCGTTCCATGCGGGAAGCCTGGCTCAACGACGCCAGCATCGACCTTACCAGTGCAGAGTTCGATCTCCTGTGGCTCCTGGCCAGCAACGCCGGGCGCGTTCTGAGCAGGGAGGAAATTTTCACCGCCCTGCGCGGCATAGAATACGACGGCCAGGACCGCTCCATTGACGTGCGGGTGTCGAGAATCAGGCCGAAAGTTGGCGATGATCCGGTCCACCCCCGCCGTATAAAAACAGTGCGCAGCAAAGGGTACCTGTTCGTCAAGGAGGCCTGA
- a CDS encoding ATP-binding protein, which yields MHPKPYLKLYLIILGAFLGVALVCFGLYQGLNSVRERAYLEALPAPLMSWVAAHPEFIGATTSPDLSGAWDFGIDARSELGAVELERLGYGQVIVDQDAGGLRWYMQLQDGSLLQLALDDPYRDLGEMSARLIARLFELQPGTSHGAGFADVGAALGVLVEPVVRQDQLPDQDVLDQLGDGHIGYDQPSASDPAQLFFRVHGEGLRSGQLMRVTLPPPFDPWAWPLLLLMFSILAAAVSGLVYLLLSRLHHRLASIENVVARIARGELDARVREGNQPVVDRLGYAFNSMAEHIQRLVGVQREMIHAVSHELRTPVARIRFGVQMLDDGGSDPEREKQLAAIDGDIQELDELIDEILTYARLEQGGPVLTLEEVNVSKIVRQVVSEQQSTHPKITISAPGVREQEDAALSDADPRYLHRAIQNLVGNATRYARSEVRVICHFEPETCRVDVEDDGTGVPEEYWDKVFTAFARLDDSRTRKSGGYGLGLSIVRRILFWHGGQAFVGRSEELGGARFSLVWPRRQPDLEAGERS from the coding sequence ATGCACCCCAAGCCCTATCTTAAACTTTATCTGATCATTCTCGGCGCATTTCTGGGCGTCGCGCTTGTGTGTTTCGGCCTTTATCAGGGACTCAATTCCGTTCGCGAACGGGCCTACCTGGAAGCGCTACCGGCACCACTGATGAGCTGGGTTGCCGCACATCCCGAATTTATCGGTGCGACAACTTCGCCGGATCTTTCCGGGGCGTGGGACTTTGGCATCGACGCGAGGTCAGAGCTTGGGGCGGTTGAGCTGGAGCGACTCGGCTACGGCCAGGTGATCGTCGATCAGGACGCCGGGGGGCTCCGGTGGTACATGCAGCTGCAGGATGGCTCTTTGTTGCAGCTCGCGCTGGACGATCCGTATCGCGACCTGGGCGAAATGAGTGCTCGACTGATCGCCAGGCTGTTTGAGCTGCAGCCCGGCACATCCCATGGTGCGGGGTTTGCGGATGTGGGGGCAGCCCTTGGCGTACTGGTCGAGCCGGTGGTGCGGCAGGATCAGTTGCCCGACCAGGATGTGCTGGATCAACTCGGTGACGGTCATATCGGGTACGACCAACCATCTGCCAGCGATCCGGCGCAGCTGTTTTTTCGCGTGCATGGAGAGGGTTTGCGTTCCGGACAGCTGATGAGAGTCACTTTACCCCCGCCTTTTGATCCCTGGGCGTGGCCACTATTGCTTCTAATGTTCTCCATCCTGGCAGCCGCCGTCAGTGGCTTGGTCTACCTGTTACTCTCACGTCTACATCATCGACTCGCAAGCATAGAGAACGTGGTGGCGCGGATCGCCAGAGGCGAGTTGGACGCCCGCGTACGCGAGGGCAACCAGCCGGTTGTTGACCGCCTGGGTTACGCCTTCAACAGTATGGCTGAACATATTCAGCGTTTGGTCGGGGTTCAGCGGGAAATGATCCACGCCGTTTCTCACGAACTGCGCACGCCAGTTGCCCGGATCAGGTTTGGCGTCCAGATGCTTGACGATGGCGGCAGCGATCCCGAGCGTGAGAAGCAGCTTGCAGCAATCGACGGCGACATTCAGGAGCTTGATGAGCTGATTGACGAGATTCTGACTTATGCGCGGCTGGAGCAGGGCGGGCCGGTACTGACTCTGGAGGAGGTGAATGTCAGTAAGATTGTTCGTCAGGTCGTGTCTGAACAACAGTCGACTCATCCGAAAATCACTATCTCGGCGCCCGGGGTCCGTGAGCAGGAGGATGCTGCGCTATCCGATGCCGATCCCCGTTACCTTCATCGGGCTATTCAGAATCTTGTCGGTAACGCCACGCGTTACGCCCGAAGCGAAGTCCGGGTGATCTGTCATTTTGAGCCTGAAACCTGCCGCGTCGATGTTGAAGACGATGGCACAGGTGTGCCCGAAGAATACTGGGACAAGGTCTTCACCGCGTTCGCCCGTCTGGACGATAGCCGGACCCGGAAATCCGGCGGATACGGGCTGGGGCTCTCCATCGTCCGGCGCATCCTCTTCTGGCACGGTGGCCAGGCGTTCGTCGGACGCAGTGAGGAGCTTGGTGGCGCCCGGTTCAGCCTGGTATGGCCGCGGCGTCAACCTGACCTTGAAGCGGGCGAGCGCTCATAG
- a CDS encoding ABC transporter ATP-binding protein, which translates to MSTWILEVSELSCGYDGSAVVHSLNLALAEGEIGCLLGPSGCGKSTVLRALAGFIPPMTGQIKLRGNVLSTRERLVAPENRGVGMVFQDYALFPHLSIAENIGFGLHRLSRQQRQQTVQEMLELISLQDMADCLPTNLSGGQQQRVALARAMAPSPDLILLDEPFSSLDADLRRRLSIDVRDLLKKRGLSAILVTHDQQEAFAMCDQIAVLRDGQMQQWDSPYNLYHEPANRFVASFVGQGCFVRGQMMSPDAIECELGVIRGNRAYGWARGTPVDFLVRPDDVVHDPRSDLQLRIVEKTFAGTSTLYRLQLASGAEIEALFRSHLDFQVDQYIGIRLEADHLIAFAARETHLAPGPARN; encoded by the coding sequence ATGAGTACGTGGATTCTGGAAGTTTCGGAACTCAGCTGTGGTTACGACGGAAGCGCGGTTGTTCATTCGCTCAACCTGGCTTTGGCAGAGGGGGAGATTGGCTGCCTGCTGGGCCCGAGTGGCTGCGGTAAGAGCACTGTCCTGCGGGCGCTGGCCGGCTTCATTCCACCCATGACCGGCCAGATCAAATTGCGGGGCAACGTGCTCAGCACCCGAGAACGGCTTGTAGCGCCCGAGAACAGGGGCGTGGGCATGGTGTTTCAGGACTATGCACTCTTCCCCCACCTGAGCATTGCCGAGAATATCGGTTTCGGACTTCACCGCCTCAGCCGCCAGCAACGCCAGCAAACCGTCCAGGAAATGCTTGAACTCATATCGCTCCAGGATATGGCTGACTGTCTGCCCACAAATCTTTCCGGCGGACAGCAGCAGCGAGTTGCTTTAGCCCGGGCAATGGCGCCATCACCCGACCTCATCCTGTTGGACGAACCTTTTTCCAGTCTTGACGCTGACCTCCGACGGCGGCTCAGCATTGATGTGCGGGATCTCCTGAAAAAAAGAGGGCTGAGCGCCATTCTGGTTACGCATGATCAGCAGGAAGCGTTCGCCATGTGTGACCAGATCGCCGTGCTCAGGGACGGCCAGATGCAGCAGTGGGATAGTCCTTACAACCTCTATCACGAGCCGGCCAACCGTTTTGTGGCAAGCTTCGTGGGCCAGGGCTGTTTCGTTCGGGGCCAAATGATGTCACCGGATGCGATCGAGTGCGAACTAGGCGTAATCCGGGGTAACCGCGCTTATGGCTGGGCGCGTGGCACGCCCGTCGACTTTCTGGTGCGCCCGGATGATGTTGTCCATGACCCGCGCTCCGATCTCCAGCTACGCATTGTCGAAAAGACGTTTGCCGGCACGTCTACCCTTTACAGACTCCAACTGGCGTCCGGTGCGGAGATAGAGGCTCTGTTCAGAAGCCACCTGGATTTTCAGGTCGACCAGTACATCGGTATCAGGCTAGAGGCTGACCATCTGATCGCGTTTGCAGCGCGCGAGACTCACCTGGCCCCCGGGCCTGCCAGAAACTAG
- the argF gene encoding ornithine carbamoyltransferase: protein MAVRHFLTLADLSPTELSDLLDHAIALKKSHQSGVVRDSLKNRVLAMIFEKSSTRTRVSFEAGMAQLGGSALFLSPRDTQLGRGEPVEDSARVISRMADGVMIRTFEHKIVETFAHYSRVPVINALTDDFHPCQLLADMQTWREHRGSIKGARVAWVGDGNNMCHSYIMAAEQFDFQLAVACPAGYEPDPALLNAHGDRVQVFSNPEEAVSGAHLIATDVWASMGQEDEQGARLKAFAPYQVNPALMQLADKDALFMHCLPAHRGEEISADMLEHRSAVVWDEAENRLHAQKALLEFLLLPGV from the coding sequence ATGGCCGTTCGACATTTTTTGACTCTGGCAGATCTCTCGCCGACGGAGCTGAGCGATCTCCTCGATCATGCGATAGCGCTTAAAAAATCCCATCAGTCGGGTGTCGTACGCGATAGCCTCAAGAACCGCGTGCTGGCCATGATTTTCGAAAAATCATCGACCAGGACACGCGTTTCCTTTGAAGCGGGCATGGCTCAACTCGGCGGGTCTGCATTGTTCCTGTCCCCCCGTGATACCCAGCTCGGCCGTGGAGAGCCTGTCGAGGACAGCGCCAGGGTCATTTCGCGGATGGCGGATGGGGTCATGATCCGGACATTCGAACACAAGATCGTCGAAACCTTCGCGCACTATAGTCGGGTTCCCGTCATAAACGCGCTGACTGATGACTTTCACCCCTGCCAGCTGCTCGCGGATATGCAGACGTGGCGGGAGCACCGCGGCTCGATCAAAGGCGCCCGCGTAGCCTGGGTTGGCGACGGCAACAACATGTGTCACTCCTACATCATGGCGGCCGAACAATTTGATTTCCAGCTGGCGGTCGCCTGCCCGGCCGGCTATGAACCTGACCCAGCCCTCCTGAATGCACATGGCGACCGGGTACAGGTGTTCAGCAACCCGGAAGAGGCGGTCTCTGGCGCGCACCTGATCGCGACGGACGTATGGGCTTCCATGGGACAAGAGGACGAACAGGGTGCCCGTCTGAAAGCATTCGCTCCTTACCAGGTAAACCCCGCCCTGATGCAACTCGCGGACAAAGACGCACTGTTCATGCACTGCCTTCCGGCCCACCGGGGAGAAGAGATATCTGCAGACATGCTGGAGCACCGGAGCGCCGTAGTATGGGATGAAGCCGAAAACCGGCTTCATGCACAGAAAGCGCTACTCGAGTTCTTGCTGCTGCCAGGCGTTTGA
- a CDS encoding aminotransferase class III-fold pyridoxal phosphate-dependent enzyme, with translation MAEHPLFNSSGRLSLSVERGDGIWLYDTQGNRYLDTSAGSGECGLGHAHAGVQEALAHQAGELTYCASPLQCASQRALATKLSDLAGMEGALFAHSGAEANDSAIRIARQFGLQKGITNPAILVAGNEQRGSSPDAFASVPFNDIEAIRELAATRQDVAAIMLETIQGDAGTVIAEPAYLKAVQDICRDQGWLLILDETQSGIGRTGSFFACQQYSVLPDVLTLARGLGNGFPISACLTRGEAAEVFFGSAHASTVGGNPLGCAAALAVISALENDHLVARARALSKRVMEPMRDYLEGAYYVREIRSLGLIIGIELQEPCPELALLAKTQGMLISVTAERVIRLLPALTMTDSEADDMAMRLIRLIKLYMADERKRPRR, from the coding sequence ATGGCGGAGCATCCGCTATTCAACTCTTCCGGTCGTCTGTCTCTCAGCGTCGAGCGCGGAGACGGGATCTGGCTCTACGACACCCAGGGTAATCGTTATCTCGATACCTCTGCAGGGTCTGGTGAATGCGGGCTGGGTCATGCGCATGCAGGCGTGCAGGAGGCTCTGGCCCATCAGGCAGGCGAGTTGACCTATTGCGCGAGCCCTCTCCAGTGCGCATCTCAGCGGGCTCTGGCAACGAAGCTGAGCGACTTGGCAGGAATGGAAGGGGCGCTGTTTGCGCATTCTGGTGCAGAAGCAAATGACAGCGCCATCAGAATAGCCCGTCAGTTCGGTCTGCAAAAGGGGATCACGAACCCGGCCATTTTGGTGGCCGGGAATGAGCAGCGCGGATCCTCGCCCGATGCGTTCGCCAGCGTTCCCTTCAACGACATCGAAGCAATCCGGGAGCTAGCGGCGACCCGGCAGGACGTGGCTGCGATCATGCTGGAAACCATCCAGGGAGACGCTGGCACGGTCATCGCCGAGCCTGCGTACCTCAAGGCCGTGCAGGATATCTGCCGGGACCAGGGCTGGCTGCTGATACTCGACGAAACACAGAGCGGTATCGGCCGGACCGGGTCGTTCTTTGCTTGTCAGCAATACAGTGTCTTACCCGACGTGCTGACGCTCGCGCGTGGCCTGGGCAATGGCTTCCCGATTTCGGCCTGCCTGACCCGCGGCGAAGCTGCAGAGGTATTCTTCGGCTCAGCCCACGCCTCAACGGTTGGCGGGAACCCCCTCGGCTGCGCGGCTGCGCTTGCTGTGATAAGCGCGCTGGAGAATGACCACCTGGTTGCCCGGGCGCGGGCCTTGAGCAAGCGTGTGATGGAGCCCATGCGGGATTACCTGGAGGGCGCCTACTACGTCCGGGAGATCCGCAGCCTGGGGCTGATCATTGGTATCGAGCTCCAGGAGCCCTGTCCGGAACTCGCTCTCCTGGCTAAAACCCAGGGTATGCTTATCAGCGTGACCGCTGAACGAGTCATCCGTCTGCTGCCCGCCCTGACCATGACCGATTCCGAGGCGGACGACATGGCTATGCGTCTTATCCGGCTGATCAAACTCTACATGGCGGACGAGCGCAAGCGTCCCCGCCGCTAG
- the grxD gene encoding Grx4 family monothiol glutaredoxin: MDINETIKQQLDSNPILLYMKGSPQAPQCGFSARTVQSLMACGERFAFVNILDNQELREGLKVYSNWPTFPQLYINGELVGGCDIVNEMYESGELEKLVKDASASANTTSDQKA, from the coding sequence ATGGACATTAACGAGACAATCAAGCAGCAGTTGGATAGCAACCCCATTCTGCTTTATATGAAAGGCAGCCCCCAGGCTCCCCAATGCGGGTTTTCCGCTCGGACAGTGCAGTCCCTCATGGCGTGTGGCGAGCGCTTCGCCTTCGTCAACATCCTGGATAACCAGGAGTTGCGCGAAGGCCTCAAGGTCTACTCGAACTGGCCTACCTTTCCCCAGCTCTACATTAATGGCGAGCTGGTTGGCGGCTGTGACATCGTTAACGAGATGTACGAGAGTGGCGAGTTGGAGAAGCTGGTGAAAGACGCTTCAGCTTCGGCAAACACCACCTCTGACCAAAAAGCCTGA